The Thermotoga neapolitana DSM 4359 sequence TCCACATGCGTACAGATTCCCCTGAAGGTGAAAATCGTGGGAACCCCTTTTTCTGTCCGTACAAGCAAATTTCTCTCCACCATTTCCTTGTAATTCTCGCTGCTTATTTCCACGGTGGGCCAGAAGGAAACCAGAAGCTTTACTCCCATCTCCTCGAGTTCCTTCACCATCCCCTCTGGATCGGGCCAGAACCTCTCATCGAACTTCCAGTCTCCCTGATGAGGCCAGTGGAAGAAGTCTATCACGATGACAGAAAGGGGTATTCCTCTTTTCTTGTATTCCTGAGCAATTCCAAGGAGCTCTTCCTGATTTCTGTACCTCAGTTTGCACTGCCACAAACCGAGTGCCCACTCCGGCACCGGTGAGGGTTTTCCTACGATGTTCATGTATTTCTGAAGGATCTCTGCTGGTGTTTTCCCGTATATAACCAGGTAATCTATCTGCCTTGTTGCCTTCGCTGCCCAGCAGGTGTGGTTCCTGGCTAGTTCAGCCCTCCCGATAGAAGGGTTGTTCCAGATAAATCCATATCCTCTCGAAGACAGAAGAAATGGAACACTGATCTGGGTGTTTTTCTGTGCAAGTTCGAGAACGCACCCCTTCAGGTTCAAAAAGTCATTGGCGTACTGGCCCATCCCGTAAAATCTTTCATCCTCGAAGGCTTTGAAGTAAAGTTCGACCTCAAATAAATCACTGCTCAGCGCCCTGTAATTCCGCGCCTTGCGAAGTGCTGCGTTTTTAACCCGATGGTCTATCCACAACTCCTCAAGCAGAACCTCTCCACTGCTGGAAAGATACCGAACACGTCCATCATTCGCCACTTCTCCTATCAATTCTCCGTTTCTGATGATGGCTTTATCCTCCCCTATCCTTATCTCAACTTCGACACCCTCCTGCGGTAACAGCGTCCAGTCCTGGTTCTTTATCTGTCTCCTCCTGGTGGATCTGAACCGCAAACAATCCCTCCCCCACGGTTCTATCTGGATGATTTCTCCCTCTCCCCTCACAACAAGTTTCCCCTCTTGAACTTTCTCAAAAATCATCCTCCCCCTCCTTCTCTTTATTCTTTTTATTCTTTCAAAGCCCCGGCAGTGAGACCTGCAACGATCGCTTTTCCCGCGATCAGAGCAATTATGAGAGGTGGTATGGTGTATATCATGCTCCCCGCCATGAGTTTGTTCCATTCAACCCCGTACTGCCCGATAAACATATATAGCCCGATACTCATTGGTTGGAGACTCCTCTCTTTTATGAAGGCAAGAGGAACTATGAAATTACCCCAGGCAAGTAAAAAAACAAGGATAGACACAGACGCTATAGAAGGAGCAGAAAGTGGTAAAATTATTTTGACGAATATATCTGTATAACTTGCTCCGTCAATTAAGGCTGCTTCCAAAAGAGCGTCTGGTATTGATATCATATAAGCTCGAAGAATTATGACAGCAAAAGGGACAAGGAAGACCGAAATTCCAAGAACTGCTCCCCAAATATTGTTGATCAATTTAAGCTTTGTGAAAATCAGGAAGAGAGGAATAATGACAGCAACATAAGGTAGCATCTGGACGAACGTGAAGAATTCGTGGGCAAACCTATTTATTTTCATTTTAAACTTCGATAAAACAAATGCTGACGGTAGAGACAGAAGGAGAGTAATTCCAAGGGTTCCGAAGGAAATGAGGAAACTATTTTTCATGTAAGGTAAAAGTGTGAGAAACGCTTCTTTGCAATATGCTAATGTCGGATGAGGAGGGAATAGATAAGGTGGTTTTCTAAAGATTTCTGCTACAGACATAAATCCTCCAATAGCTATAAAATAGAGAGGAAAAACGATCAAAACAACAACCAGGGTCACCACACCTGTCCACTTCCAACCCTTTCTTTTTCTCATAGATTATCCCTCCTCAATCTTTACTTTGTTCAAAGCGAAGACTAAGGCTATAACGATTAGAAGCATCAAAATTATGACTGCTGAGGATTTTCCAAATTGGAATCTATCAAATGCTAGAGAGTAAGATAAGGTTGTGAAAAGATGGGAAGCTCCTCCTGGTCCTCCTTTTGTGATTATCCACACAAGATCGAACACTTTCATTGTAAAAATGCAACCAAGAACGAGTGTGGTTAAGATTACGGGTTTCAGACAGGGAAGTGTTATGTACAAAACCTTTTGCCATCCCTTAGCACCGTCTATTTCGGCACTCTCATAAAGTTCTTCTGGGATTTCCTGCAAACCTGTATAAAGCAGTAAGTAGTTGAATGGTATACCAAGCCAGATATTCGCAAATGTGATGGAATATACTGCCAATTTTTCGCTGGTAATCCACCTTATAGGTTCTTTTATCCAACCAAGAGAGATCAGTAAATTATTCAAAAAACCACTGTCCCCAAAGGTCCATCGGAAATATGTCCCACTCACCATAATAGGCATAACCCACGGAACCATAATCAGTGCTTGCAAAAAACCTTTAAGCGGAAATTCGTAATTGAAAAGAAGAGCAATCCCAAAACCAATTGTCATTTGAAAAAACAATGATAACCCCGTGAAAACAAGAGTATTCTTGAAAGCTCCCCAAAACAGAGGATCCTTCAGCACCTCTAGGTAATTAGAAAACCCTATATACTTCGCTGTACCTCTTATGTAGGTTATTAGGTTTACATCTTTAAAACTCAAGAGTAAGCTATAAATGGTGGGATACACTCCAAAAGCAACAACAAAAAGGACAGACGGTAAAAGAAAGACAAAAAGCGCTTTTTTTCTCTTTATTTTCATGAACTCCCCTCCCGATAAAATGAAGGGGAGGGAGGATATACCTCCCCCTTATTTTCCTTCCATCATCCTCTTACGGGTGTTGTCCAAAATTTCTCTAGCCATTTTCTTATATTTCTCGAATTCCTCCTTTGAGAACAGTTTTCTTATATTAGCTGCAGCCTCTTTAAATGCTTCTTCGGGTGTCTGGACTCCCGTCAAAGCTCGCTGAATGGCCATAATAACTTCGTGTGATACGTCTGGATACTTGTCGATCCCGCCGACCAAAGGTCTTGGAATAGCGTATTTTGCTTGCTCTATGAACGACCTCAGCTCCGGTCTGAGTTGTGCGATTTTTTCTGCGTAAGAAGCTCTCGTGGGAATATGTCCTGTCCATTTTTCATAGAATTCTCCTACTTTCTCAACATAGAAGAGTTTCAAAAATTCCCAGGCGTATTTGAGTTTCTCGGAATCTATGGTAGCAGAGATACCGTAGCATTCCCCTCCGAAAGGTACTAGTGCTTTCATGCCCTTTTTCGGAACAGGAAGAGGAGCTACCTCGACATCACCCAATTCTTTCAACACATCAGGTGTCAGATGCCAGCCAAATTCCCAATTTCCGTTAACCATCATCGCAACTTCTCCGTTAATGAACCAGATAGTGAGGTCACCCTGTCCGCTCACATTGACCACATCTCGTGGCATGTAGCCTTCCTCCACTAGCTTGACCAAGAATGAAAGTGCTTCTATTGCTTCTGGTTGATCCAGTTCAAAGAGACTCCCACCATTAGTCCATAGGAACGGCTCGAACTGCCACGTTCCTTCTTCACTTGCCGTTGCACAGAGAGCAAAACCATAGATTCCGAGTTTTTCTTTGATCTTTTTACAAGCTTCTAGGAGTTCATTCCAAGTTTCTGGCACTTTTGTTACTCCTGCTTTTTCCAAAAGACTCCTTCTGTAGAAGAGCGCCAGGTTGTTCGTATGTAACTGTAAGGCGTATATTCTGCCATCCTTACTTGTCACTAATCTATGACCCTCAAAGAAATCAAGCCAGAATTCTTCTCCGAGGTCGTTCATTACCAGATCTGTAATATCTTTGAAAACTCCTGCTTCAATTAATTGTGGTACCCAAGGGTTGTCAGCCATGATGATTTCGGGCAGTGTTCCTGTGAGTGACTGTTGAAGAATGGTTGGGAGGAGTTCTGCAAAGGGTATATAAACGTGCTTCACTTCTACTTCTGGATATCGTTTTTGAAACTCCGGAATTAAGACATTTTCAATGAATCGGGCAGTTCCTTCCCCTGGATGGAAGTAATCCTGAATGGTTATTGTAATCTTTGCTGAAAATAGGAGAGGAGTTAACACTAAAAATGATAGAAACAGTATCAAGAACGTTCTTACCCTCATGCGACCACCCCCTTAGAATGATTGGAAGCTCTTTCTGGTCAATTATATCCACACTAATTCTGCTCTGCATTGTCAAGACAAAATATTGACATATTGACATGATGTTATGACTTTTGATATACTACACGCAAAAGGGGGGATTTTAATGATCAGAAACCTGGAAGTTAAAGAGTTGTCAAACGAGCTATTTAAACCGTATGGAAGCGTAATAGATCCCGAAAAGTTGGAACCAAAGATGAAAGAAGATATTTTCACATTCTGGGATGGCTTGGCAGAGATGAAAGTGGACGGAATTTTAACAGTGGGTTTCTTAGAAGTTTACGAGCGCTCGAAGGAATTCAGCAAGATGGAGAGACACATCAGAACAAAGGAAATATTCTTTGTCATTGATAATTCCGTGATAGCTCTTGTGGGGAAACCCACTCCTGATCAAGATTTTCCAGATCCAGAAACTGTGAGAGCTTTTCTCGTCAAGCCGGGACAAGGAGTTCTGTTGAAAGAGGGAACTTGGCACTGGATACCTTATCCTCTTGCAAAAAAAGCAAGGCTTCTGGTTCTTTTCAAGAAAGGCACTCCCGACGAGGATCTTGAAATAAAAGACTTGCTCGAAAAGGGCCTTTCGTTCAGGATAAATATCTGAAATTTCCACATAGGGGGGGTTGTCATGAGAAGAGTTTTTCTGGTGCTTGTCCTCTCCATATTCGTGGCAAGCGTACTAGTAGGGGGTCCTGCGTGGTTCGAAGAGTTCAAAAAGGCGCATCCAAACCTTGATGATGAAGCGCTGAGAAAGGAGCTAGCGAAAACCTATGCCAACGCAAAGCCTGGAGAGAAGTTCGCAATAGGTTACATAACTTGGGGACTGGCTCAGGAGTATCTCATGATATGCTGGCAGGCCGTAGAACAAGCGTGCAGACAGCTTGGGCTAGAATTCATAGGTGCCGTGGCGGAAACTGATGCTGCGTGGATAGAGACAACAGAGAACATGATAGCCGCGGGTGCCAAAGCAATAATCTACAACTGTCCATCAGCTGCGGTTATGCCAGAACTTGTTAGAATTTGTAACGAAAACAAGGTATTCATGGCTACGTTCTTCGGTTACACTGGTGATTTCCTCCCGGGCGATTTTGGACCATACTGGGTTCTTGACAACACTCCCATGTCCGATGAACAAACGTACTTCCCGGTCATGATCCTCATGGAAAAAATGAGGCAGAATGGAAAAACCAAACTGTTGCATCACCAGGCTTCCAAAACAGTTGCCACCGTTTCAACCGTGTACATAAACCTGGGTGTCTTCATGGCTTGGAAAAATTATCCAGAGATCCAGCTTCTGGGCCACCAGTACGGAGAGTGGACCTACGAAGGAGGAAGAAAGGCAGCTCTCGCCTCCCTCGCCATCAGAAAAGACTACGAGGGACTCTGGGGAGCCAACGATTCTCAGACAATGGGAGCTCTGAGAGCTCTCGAAGAGCATGGATTGAAGATAGGACCGTTCACAGCATCTAGGGATATGGAGTACAGCACCGCCTTAGAGATTATGAAAGGGAATTTCCTGTGCACTTCAGGTTTCGACATTCCATACTTTGCTGGGAGAATGGTACCCATGCTTTACGACATGTGTGTGGGAGAATGGTACCCGCTGCCGGAAGAGATGATACAGGCTCCCAGACTAACTGTTTACGGAAGGCTCGAAGAAATCGAGCCACTTGCTAAAGCGGCCGGAATCATAGATCATCCGAGTTTCGCCATGGCAGATCCTGGAGAGTACTTCGACAAGATATTGGCGGAGATGAAGAAGGAGAAACCAAATTATCCTTTCGATTTCAGACTGATGTCGCTTGCAAAGTGTAAAGAACTGGGATTGAAATACGACAGACACGCAGGGGCGGAGCAGTTCGGCATTAAACACCTTGGCCGGTTCGATTACTACTACCCTGTTCTGAGTCCCAGATTCGGCGGAAGCTTTGAAGCATTCAGAGCTCATGTTAAAGCCCTTCACGAGTATTTCCTCGACTTCAGCTGGGCGGACACATGGGAAGAAGCCGAAGAGTATGCAAAACGCTTCCCGCCCGAGCTGAAAATTGAACCAGTCTGGTGATGAACCGGGAGGGGCAACCCCCCTCCCGTTGATCGGAGGGAAGTTATATGATGAAAGCAGAAACCCCCTTGCTGGAGGTATGTAACGTCAAAAAGACGTTCGATGGGAGTGTGGAAGCCCTCAAAGGAGTGAGTATCTCTGTTTTCCCTTCTGAGGTGCTCGGAATAGTGGGAGAGAACGGAGCTGGAAAATCCACCCTCATGAAAATTCTGGCAGGAATTTTCCCACCGGATTCCGGGGAGATCTTTTACAGAGGAGTGCCTATTTCTTTTCCCAGGAATCCCAAGGAAGCGGTCCGAATGGGTATCGCTTTAGTTCCTCAGGAGCAGGGAGTCGTACCTCATTTGAAAGTGTATCAGTTTGCACTTCTGGGTCATGAAGAAAAATTTTCCACAGTATTTGGTTTAAAAAAGAAAGAGATGAAGTCTGTGGTTCGAGAAATTTTGAAAGAGTTGAAGATAGACTGTGATGTAGACTCGTATATGTACGAGCTTTCCCTCTCTACTCGCAAACTGGTCGAGATAGCAAAAGCATTTCTTTCAATTAACCTTGAGTGCGAAGAAGAGAGATACCCTATCATCATTCTTGATGAACCAACGGCTCCACTTGCGATTGAACAGAGGGAAAACCTGTTCGAGTTTATTATGGAATCAAAAAGAACCGCTTCCTTCATATTTGTTTCACATATCATCCCTGAAATACTCAATTTTGCAGACAGAGTTTATGTATTACGCGACGGTATGTTAATCGCTCATCATGATTTAAGGAAAGAAGCTCTCACGGAAGAAGACCTGTTCAGGGAAATTGTGGGAAGAAGTTCTTCCGAGTATATGAGAAGAAGTGCTTTGAAAAAAGTCCAGAGAGAAAGAGAAGAGATCCTCAATGTCCAAAATATTTCGAAGAGAGGCTGTTATTACAATATTTCGTTTACTCTGCACCGTGGGGAGTGTCTGGGGCTTTTTGGGGCGTCCGGATCAGGAAAAGCAGATATTTTGCATACGCTAGCGGGAATTCAAGATTTCGATGAAGGCATCATCAGAGTTGAAGGTAAGGTGATTAAAAAAGGAGAGGCGCCATATGTGAGACTCGAGAAATACGGAATAGGATACTTCTCCGGTGAGACGGGGAAAGAATTGTTCCTGAACTGGTCTGTTGCCCGAAATATCTCCACATTGAACCTTGAGAAAGTGACCAATTATTTTGTTATCGATTCTAGAAAAGAGGAGGAAATCGCGACTCGTGTGGTGAAAAGGTTGAGAATAAAATGCCCTTCTGTTCACACCGAGTGCTATTCCCTGAGCGGAGGTAACAAGCAGAAAGTCTCGGTGGGAAAGTGGATGGAAAAGAGCCCCAAAATACTACTTCTCGAGGATCCAACCATAGGAATAGACGTGGGAGCAAGAGAGGATATATATGACGCACTTTTGGAAATGAAAGAGAAGGGTATCTCGATGATACTGGTGAGTGATGATCCGAAGGAGTATTTGCTGCTTTGTGACAGGGTACTTTACATAAAGGGAGGAAGAGTAGAGAAGGAACTCTTGCCTGAAGAACTGGAGGTCATAATGAAGGAGGAATGAGGTGTGCGGTTTTTCAAATTCCTGAGAGATAACTTCGTATTATTGGCACTGATCGCCTTAATTGTGGTTTTCTCCTCCGCATACCCGGATAAATTCTGGTCTCGTATGAATCTCTCCTCAATAGTTAGGCAGTTCCTCAGGCTTTCTCTTTTCGCTTTGGGACCCACCATTGTGATCATCACGGGTTCCATGGATCTGTCGTACATCGGTATATGGATGTTAGGGGGTATTCTCACCTGGTACCTCCACTCCCAGGTCGGACCCCTGGCTATCTTGGTCTATCCCCTGATAGGAGCTCTCACCGGTCTGATAACCGGTTTCTTACAGGTGAAGGGAAAGATCCCTTCCTTCATTCTCACCCTGAGCATCACAGTCACTTATTGGGGGATAACCGCCTGGATGTCAGGAGGATACCCAAGAGTCGTCAGGGGATATCGTTTCATAACGGCTTCCATCATCCCATTCTTTCCGGCAGCGTTCTTCTGGGCGCTCCCCCTGATGTTCTTTGTCATCTTCCTGATGCACCGCACCAGAATCGGCACGTACTTCTACGCAATTGGTTCAAACGAGGAAGGAGCACGAGTAAGTGGAATAGATGTAGAGAAATACAGAATTCTTGCTTTCACTTTGAGCGGATTGATAACAGGTACTGGTATGATCATACTGTTTCCTCTAATGGGAGGATCTGTTCCAACGGAACTTAAACTTGGAAGCCTCATAGATCCACTGATAGCCATCGTATTGGGGGGAACCTCTCTCGCGGGAGGAGTGGGAAGTCCTGCCAAGACCCTGCTCGGTGCTATTACATTCGCTGTTATTCAAAGAGGAATAAGCCTTACCTTCTGGAAACCTGAGCTGATACAGCTGATTCTGGGATTGATAGTGTTGGGTGCCATTTTAACAGGTACCAGAAGGCTGAGGGGGATGATCGTAAAGTGAGATGGACATGGCTGAAGAAGAACATCACAGCCCTCTATTCACTCGCAACTGTTTTGATCATAATTTTCATTTTTCAAGCTTTGAATCCTTCATTTCTGAGTTATGAAGGATTCCGGGCACTCATATATGCCATGTCTTACTTCCTCATAGCCGCATGTGGATTGACTTTCGTCATTTTGATGGGTTCGTTCGATTTTTCAGTGGTGAGTCTGCTCAAACTTGCCGCGATGTTTTGCGCCGTTTTCTTCGATAAATACGGAATGATGGTCATCCCTATCTCCCTGCTCCTTACAACGGCATTTGGTTGTCTCAACGGTCTTCTGGTATCCCTCTTCAGCATTCCTTCCTTCATGGCAACACTGGGTGTTTCCATTGTTCTGGAGGGTATTGTTCTTTATTTCTCAAAGGGAAAATTATTTTTAATCTATGACGAGACCTTCAGGGCACTGGCTGTCAAACAAATACTGGGACTGCCGGCTGTATTTTTCTGGGCCTTGATGGTCTGGGCGATATGTGTTTTTGTGGCACTCTACACTCCTTTTGGAAGAAAAACGTATGCTATAGGGGAAAACATTGTGGCGGCCAGACTTTCAGGGATAGATGTGGAAAAGCACAGAATCTTGGTTTTTACGCTGAGTGGTTTTCTTTCCGGGCTGGCAGGTGTGCTTTACATGGCTCAGTACGGAGGTGGATCTGTCCAGCTGGGAGCGGATATGTCAGTACCCCTGTTCGCCAGTATTGTAGCTGGAGGAACCGCTCTGACGGGAGGTATAGGGGGGCCCCATCTTACGTTGATAGGCGTGATCATCATTACATGGACGCAGACGGGTTTGCTCATGCTGGCCGTCGGAAGAGACGTTCAGATGATCATTTTTGGAATCATCGCCATTGCCCTGGCTGCTGCCACAGTGGATAGAAAGAGGGTAAGGATAGTGAAATGAAAAGAGAAAAAGAGAAAATGTGAGATTCCGGGTGATATTTACTGATAATCCTCTGTCTTCGCTGATAATGTCCAATAAAGGTCCTTTTCACAACTTGAAGTTGAAAGTGATAATGTTATAACATTACTACTGGATCACCGGAGTGGGACACCACATTTTGAGGGGGTGAAGTCTTTATGAGAGGGTTGCTGGTTCTGGCTGTTCTGATGCTGTCGGTTCTGCTGCTGGCACAGGAGATTCCTGAGATCGTCATAGGTTGGGCCCCACCTGACATCACTGGAGTTTTCAAGACCGCCACAGACTTCTTTAACAAAGCTGCCGAAGAGGCCAAGAAACACGGTATTCCTGTGAAGGTTATAACAAAAGCACCACAATCACACACTGCGTTCGCTGATCAAATCAAGATCATTGAGGATTTCATCCAGAGAAAGGTGGATGTTATAGCCATCTCCCCCATCGAAGTTGAGGTTGTAAAACCCGCTCTGAAAAAGGCTAAGGAAGCAGGTATTCCCATTATCGTCGTTAACTTGCTTGAGCCGATTGAAGGGCTCGATGTGGATTGTTACATAGGATTTGACAACACCGTAGCTGGTATGATCTCTGCTTACGCTGTTATCGATTACTTCGGAGGGCCTGGTGTGCTGGGAGAGGGTGAAAACCTCAACGTTCCTCCTGAAGCCTACTTGGATCTCGGTTTCTGGCAGGCAATCTATTCACCTCCGATGATCGAAAAAATCAAGGATAAGATAAAGGCACGTGGAGCCATCATCGAGGGAATAGCCGGTGGATTCTTCTCGACTGCCAGGCTCAGAGGATTTCACGCGGTGATCGATCAATTCCCAGGAATAGAGATAGTCACAACGCTTCCCGCAGATTGGAACAGGGAAAAAGCCATAAAGGTGGCGGAAGATATTCTAACAGCTCATCCAAAAGGTACTCTGGACTTCATATGGGCCGCCTCCAATGAAATGGGACTCGGTGCCATGCTGACGTGTGAAAGAATGGGAAGAACGGAAGTCAAAATTTTCACAAACGACGGCACCCCAGAATCTGTACAGCGAATACGGGAAGGAAGAATCATTGCGGAAACATGGCACGGGTTCCCGGAGTGGGGCTGGTACGGTACCAAGTACGCCGTGATGCTCGCTCTCGGGTTGAAAGATCTGGTACCACAGTTTGTGGATATCAGACCAAGAACAGAGTGGAAAGGAAACGCGGATATGTTCTATCCGAACACTTACTTGGAACCAACAGACTGGGAAGCGATCAAAGCAGAGTATCTTAAGAGACAGAAGAAATGAGAGGGGAGGGATCCCCTCCCCTTTAACCAAGGGGGGAGAGAGATGGATTTAAAGCTGAAGAATAAGGTAGCAATCGTGACTGGTGGAGGCGCCGGGATTGGTGAGGCTACATGCAAACTCTTAGCTGAGGAAGGAGCCATCGTAATAGTAACCGATATGGATGAAGTGAATGGAAAAAGAGTCACTTCCGAGATATCACGGATGGGAGGAAAGGCTGAGTTTTTCAAGATGGATGTGAGCAATGTTGACGAGATTGAAAAGGTGGTAAAAACTGTTGAAAAGGAATATGGAACGATAGATGTCTTGGTGAACAACGCGGGTATCTACGCAAAGGGAAACGTCCTGGAAATCACGGAACAAGATTTCGAGAAGCTGGTGGCGGTGAATGTCAAAGGTGTTCTTTTTTGCACAAAATATGTGGCTGAGGTTATGAAGAGAAATGGAAGAGGAACCATTGTGAACGTAGCCTCAGAGGCAGGTCTGGTCGGAATAAAAGGACAGGTGATATACAATCTGACGAAGGCTGCGGTGATATCCA is a genomic window containing:
- a CDS encoding glycoside hydrolase family 31 protein, with amino-acid sequence MIFEKVQEGKLVVRGEGEIIQIEPWGRDCLRFRSTRRRQIKNQDWTLLPQEGVEVEIRIGEDKAIIRNGELIGEVANDGRVRYLSSSGEVLLEELWIDHRVKNAALRKARNYRALSSDLFEVELYFKAFEDERFYGMGQYANDFLNLKGCVLELAQKNTQISVPFLLSSRGYGFIWNNPSIGRAELARNHTCWAAKATRQIDYLVIYGKTPAEILQKYMNIVGKPSPVPEWALGLWQCKLRYRNQEELLGIAQEYKKRGIPLSVIVIDFFHWPHQGDWKFDERFWPDPEGMVKELEEMGVKLLVSFWPTVEISSENYKEMVERNLLVRTEKGVPTIFTFRGICTHVDFTNPEAREYVWNKVKENYYRYGVKMFWLDEAEPELGMPGFHYENTDPYFYENLRYSIGNGLEVSNIYPFYYAKAFYDGLRKEGETEIVNLIRCAWLGSQRLGVVVWSGDIPSTFESLRKQVRAGLNISLTGIFWWTTDIGGFYGGDPNDPEFRELLVRWFQFGVFCPIFRLHGFRLPYPDDPNTCPPEELTGGPNELWSYGEEVYNILREYVFLREKMKHYIVEQMKLSIEQGIPLMRPLFVDFPDDPVVWNVEDEYMFGSNVLVAPVLEKGARTRKVYLPKGTFWTERSTSKTYDGGQWIEVKAPLDVIPVFFKGNERLF
- a CDS encoding carbohydrate ABC transporter permease, which translates into the protein MRKRKGWKWTGVVTLVVVLIVFPLYFIAIGGFMSVAEIFRKPPYLFPPHPTLAYCKEAFLTLLPYMKNSFLISFGTLGITLLLSLPSAFVLSKFKMKINRFAHEFFTFVQMLPYVAVIIPLFLIFTKLKLINNIWGAVLGISVFLVPFAVIILRAYMISIPDALLEAALIDGASYTDIFVKIILPLSAPSIASVSILVFLLAWGNFIVPLAFIKERSLQPMSIGLYMFIGQYGVEWNKLMAGSMIYTIPPLIIALIAGKAIVAGLTAGALKE
- a CDS encoding carbohydrate ABC transporter permease; its protein translation is MKIKRKKALFVFLLPSVLFVVAFGVYPTIYSLLLSFKDVNLITYIRGTAKYIGFSNYLEVLKDPLFWGAFKNTLVFTGLSLFFQMTIGFGIALLFNYEFPLKGFLQALIMVPWVMPIMVSGTYFRWTFGDSGFLNNLLISLGWIKEPIRWITSEKLAVYSITFANIWLGIPFNYLLLYTGLQEIPEELYESAEIDGAKGWQKVLYITLPCLKPVILTTLVLGCIFTMKVFDLVWIITKGGPGGASHLFTTLSYSLAFDRFQFGKSSAVIILMLLIVIALVFALNKVKIEEG
- a CDS encoding ABC transporter substrate-binding protein, which translates into the protein MRVRTFLILFLSFLVLTPLLFSAKITITIQDYFHPGEGTARFIENVLIPEFQKRYPEVEVKHVYIPFAELLPTILQQSLTGTLPEIIMADNPWVPQLIEAGVFKDITDLVMNDLGEEFWLDFFEGHRLVTSKDGRIYALQLHTNNLALFYRRSLLEKAGVTKVPETWNELLEACKKIKEKLGIYGFALCATASEEGTWQFEPFLWTNGGSLFELDQPEAIEALSFLVKLVEEGYMPRDVVNVSGQGDLTIWFINGEVAMMVNGNWEFGWHLTPDVLKELGDVEVAPLPVPKKGMKALVPFGGECYGISATIDSEKLKYAWEFLKLFYVEKVGEFYEKWTGHIPTRASYAEKIAQLRPELRSFIEQAKYAIPRPLVGGIDKYPDVSHEVIMAIQRALTGVQTPEEAFKEAAANIRKLFSKEEFEKYKKMAREILDNTRKRMMEGK
- a CDS encoding ureidoglycolate lyase → MIRNLEVKELSNELFKPYGSVIDPEKLEPKMKEDIFTFWDGLAEMKVDGILTVGFLEVYERSKEFSKMERHIRTKEIFFVIDNSVIALVGKPTPDQDFPDPETVRAFLVKPGQGVLLKEGTWHWIPYPLAKKARLLVLFKKGTPDEDLEIKDLLEKGLSFRINI
- a CDS encoding sugar ABC transporter substrate-binding protein, with product MRRVFLVLVLSIFVASVLVGGPAWFEEFKKAHPNLDDEALRKELAKTYANAKPGEKFAIGYITWGLAQEYLMICWQAVEQACRQLGLEFIGAVAETDAAWIETTENMIAAGAKAIIYNCPSAAVMPELVRICNENKVFMATFFGYTGDFLPGDFGPYWVLDNTPMSDEQTYFPVMILMEKMRQNGKTKLLHHQASKTVATVSTVYINLGVFMAWKNYPEIQLLGHQYGEWTYEGGRKAALASLAIRKDYEGLWGANDSQTMGALRALEEHGLKIGPFTASRDMEYSTALEIMKGNFLCTSGFDIPYFAGRMVPMLYDMCVGEWYPLPEEMIQAPRLTVYGRLEEIEPLAKAAGIIDHPSFAMADPGEYFDKILAEMKKEKPNYPFDFRLMSLAKCKELGLKYDRHAGAEQFGIKHLGRFDYYYPVLSPRFGGSFEAFRAHVKALHEYFLDFSWADTWEEAEEYAKRFPPELKIEPVW
- a CDS encoding sugar ABC transporter ATP-binding protein, with translation MMKAETPLLEVCNVKKTFDGSVEALKGVSISVFPSEVLGIVGENGAGKSTLMKILAGIFPPDSGEIFYRGVPISFPRNPKEAVRMGIALVPQEQGVVPHLKVYQFALLGHEEKFSTVFGLKKKEMKSVVREILKELKIDCDVDSYMYELSLSTRKLVEIAKAFLSINLECEEERYPIIILDEPTAPLAIEQRENLFEFIMESKRTASFIFVSHIIPEILNFADRVYVLRDGMLIAHHDLRKEALTEEDLFREIVGRSSSEYMRRSALKKVQREREEILNVQNISKRGCYYNISFTLHRGECLGLFGASGSGKADILHTLAGIQDFDEGIIRVEGKVIKKGEAPYVRLEKYGIGYFSGETGKELFLNWSVARNISTLNLEKVTNYFVIDSRKEEEIATRVVKRLRIKCPSVHTECYSLSGGNKQKVSVGKWMEKSPKILLLEDPTIGIDVGAREDIYDALLEMKEKGISMILVSDDPKEYLLLCDRVLYIKGGRVEKELLPEELEVIMKEE
- a CDS encoding ABC transporter permease, with amino-acid sequence MRFFKFLRDNFVLLALIALIVVFSSAYPDKFWSRMNLSSIVRQFLRLSLFALGPTIVIITGSMDLSYIGIWMLGGILTWYLHSQVGPLAILVYPLIGALTGLITGFLQVKGKIPSFILTLSITVTYWGITAWMSGGYPRVVRGYRFITASIIPFFPAAFFWALPLMFFVIFLMHRTRIGTYFYAIGSNEEGARVSGIDVEKYRILAFTLSGLITGTGMIILFPLMGGSVPTELKLGSLIDPLIAIVLGGTSLAGGVGSPAKTLLGAITFAVIQRGISLTFWKPELIQLILGLIVLGAILTGTRRLRGMIVK
- a CDS encoding ABC transporter permease, with amino-acid sequence MRWTWLKKNITALYSLATVLIIIFIFQALNPSFLSYEGFRALIYAMSYFLIAACGLTFVILMGSFDFSVVSLLKLAAMFCAVFFDKYGMMVIPISLLLTTAFGCLNGLLVSLFSIPSFMATLGVSIVLEGIVLYFSKGKLFLIYDETFRALAVKQILGLPAVFFWALMVWAICVFVALYTPFGRKTYAIGENIVAARLSGIDVEKHRILVFTLSGFLSGLAGVLYMAQYGGGSVQLGADMSVPLFASIVAGGTALTGGIGGPHLTLIGVIIITWTQTGLLMLAVGRDVQMIIFGIIAIALAAATVDRKRVRIVK